One window of the Endomicrobium proavitum genome contains the following:
- a CDS encoding transposase, producing the protein MWITQGYTVKQLSKLSEHSQSTIRRTLKYWLSKEPNLCDEKELSKITHVLYDATYFHRGNCFLVLADNKTKKIFFCEFVRSENYQQARNYFDRLKAFGLRPKVLISDANQTILKVFQDVWANAIMQRCLIHASFQTIRFLHKNSKTKAAQDLKSIAIACSRIKSQKNKEEFENAYTNWRLKYEPFIKSLPNESYEYKEINKANTFLKDSLKDIFYFLKDRQIASNTNYLENLFKTLKENIRRHNGLTKKHKIAFVKWFFSLKTPKKPHFLNINPLQKGN; encoded by the coding sequence TTGTGGATTACACAAGGCTACACTGTAAAACAATTATCAAAATTGTCAGAGCATTCGCAATCTACAATTAGAAGGACACTTAAATACTGGCTTTCAAAAGAGCCTAATCTTTGTGATGAAAAAGAGCTGTCAAAAATCACACATGTTCTTTATGATGCAACATATTTTCACAGAGGCAATTGCTTTTTGGTTTTGGCTGATAACAAAACAAAAAAGATATTTTTCTGCGAATTTGTTAGAAGCGAAAACTATCAGCAAGCAAGAAACTATTTTGATAGATTAAAAGCATTTGGATTAAGACCAAAAGTTTTAATTTCCGACGCGAATCAAACAATATTGAAAGTCTTTCAAGATGTTTGGGCTAATGCCATAATGCAAAGATGTTTGATCCATGCCAGTTTCCAAACAATCAGGTTTTTGCATAAAAACTCTAAGACAAAAGCGGCGCAAGACTTAAAAAGCATTGCCATTGCCTGCTCAAGAATTAAAAGCCAAAAGAATAAAGAAGAATTTGAAAATGCTTACACAAACTGGCGTTTGAAATATGAACCTTTTATAAAATCTTTGCCAAATGAAAGCTATGAATACAAAGAAATAAACAAAGCAAATACTTTTTTAAAAGACTCGTTAAAAGATATTTTCTATTTTTTAAAAGATCGTCAAATAGCAAGCAATACGAATTATTTAGAAAATCTATTTAAGACATTAAAAGAAAATATACGCCGTCATAATGGGCTTACTAAAAAACATAAAATCGCTTTTGTTAAATGGTTTTTTTCTTTAAAAACCCCAAAAAAACCACACTTTTTGAACATTAACCCTTTGCAAAAGGGGAATTAA
- a CDS encoding zf-HC2 domain-containing protein has translation MSYKNFIRNLNLYLDGKLSKEESLKIKNHLKKCAQCSDVYLKLLSAKTSLGVLEKVKAGKNFESKVLLKIASANNAHSFSHGLLLAAKTSILSAALLFAVISAFNFFSTPKINRNIDNIAHMDYYVLENAGSYNKITNTFIN, from the coding sequence ATGAGCTACAAAAATTTTATCCGAAATTTAAACCTTTATCTTGACGGCAAACTTTCTAAAGAAGAAAGTTTGAAGATAAAAAATCATTTGAAAAAATGCGCGCAATGTTCCGACGTTTATTTAAAACTTTTAAGCGCTAAAACATCTTTGGGCGTTTTGGAAAAAGTTAAAGCCGGCAAAAATTTTGAAAGTAAAGTTTTGTTAAAAATAGCGTCCGCAAATAACGCGCACAGTTTTTCCCACGGGTTGTTGCTTGCCGCAAAAACGTCTATTCTTTCCGCGGCGCTTCTGTTTGCGGTTATTTCGGCTTTCAACTTTTTTTCAACTCCAAAAATTAATCGGAATATTGACAACATAGCGCACATGGATTATTACGTATTAGAAAACGCCGGCTCATACAATAAAATTACAAACACATTTATAAATTAG
- a CDS encoding RNA polymerase sigma factor, with the protein MLNDTQLVRLAKEGQIAAFESLITKYKDKVFNIAFSYTANYAASDDIAQNVFVKVYLNLSSFQEKAAFSTWLYRITINECFNGLKKERKKNTVSLESEISGQENILLKDTLADPNADIEQKFISSETQKLIRSALLKLSDKYRMILTLRDIEDISYEDIAKIMKISDAKVKVWLFRARRKLKTILDKKAK; encoded by the coding sequence ATGCTTAACGATACACAGCTTGTCCGGCTTGCTAAAGAAGGACAAATTGCCGCTTTTGAATCTTTAATAACAAAATATAAAGACAAAGTGTTTAACATTGCGTTTTCTTACACGGCAAATTATGCCGCAAGCGACGACATAGCGCAAAACGTTTTTGTAAAAGTTTATCTAAACTTATCTTCCTTTCAAGAAAAAGCCGCGTTTTCCACGTGGCTGTACAGAATAACAATAAACGAATGCTTTAACGGCCTAAAGAAAGAAAGAAAGAAAAACACGGTATCGCTTGAAAGCGAAATTTCGGGACAAGAAAATATTCTGTTAAAAGACACGTTGGCAGACCCTAACGCAGACATTGAACAAAAGTTTATTTCATCGGAAACGCAAAAACTAATACGCTCGGCGCTGCTTAAGCTTTCGGACAAGTACAGAATGATACTTACCCTGCGCGATATTGAAGATATCTCTTACGAAGATATAGCAAAGATTATGAAAATTTCAGACGCAAAAGTTAAAGTGTGGTTATTTAGAGCGAGAAGAAAGTTAAAAACTATTTTAGACAAAAAGGCAAAATAA